From Desulfonatronum thiosulfatophilum:
GCAGCCCCTTGGCCGCCTTGCGGCCTTTGAGCAGCTCGGCCGCCCGGCGCAGATCGCTGATCCGTCCATTGGTGCAGGAACCGATGACCACCTGATCCACTGCCACGGAGGAGACTTCTTCCACGGGCCGGACGTTGTCCGGCAGATGCGGGCAGGCCACCTGGGGCGACAGCCCGGAAACGTCGAAGGTCAGCTCCTGCTCGTAGATCGCGCCGGGATCCGGAACAATATGCGCCGGATCCTTGCGGCCCGCGGCCCGGGCATAGGCCACGGTCTTCTCGTCCGCGGCGAACAATCCGACTTTGCCGCCGGCCTCGATGGCCATGTTGGCCATGGTCATCCGCCCTTCCACGTCCATGTCCCGGATCACCGGGCCGTCGAATTCCAGCGCCTTGTAGGTGGCGCCGGCCACGCCGATCCGGCCGATCAGCAGCAGGATCAGATCCTTGGCTTCCAGGTATTGGGGCATGGTTCCGGTGAACGTCGCTCGGATGGTCGGCGGCACCTTGAACCATGTTTCGCCCAGGGCCATGGCCCCGGCCACGTCCGTGCTGCCCATGCCCGTGGCGAACGCGCCCAGCCCGCCGTACGTGCAGGTGTGGCTGTCCGCGCCCACCACCACGTCTCCCGGCCCGACCAGCCCAAGTTCCGGCAGCAGGGCGTGCTCCACGCCGGATTCGCCGCCGTCATAGAAATGGGTGATGCCCATGCGCCTGGCAAAATCCCGGACGACTTTAACCTGTTGGGCCGAATCAATATCCTTGTTCGGCGTGAAATGATCGCAAACCAGGACAACCTTTTCCGGATCGAAGACCTTTGTCGCGCCCATGGCCTCAAAGGACTTGATGGCCAGAGGCGCGGTGATGTCGTTGGCCAGGACCAGCGACACCCTGGCCTGCACGATCTGACCCGCTCCGGTGATCGTGTCGTCGGTGTGACCTTGCAGTATCTTTTCCGCTAGGGTCTGGGGCATATTTTTTCCTCCTGCTTTTTGGCGATACGGTTCAATGCGTTCAGGTACGCCTTGGCGCTGGCCACGATAATGTCCGGATCCGCGCCGCGTCCGACAGCCGAGGCGCCGTTTTCCTCGATGCGTACGGTCACCTCGCCCTGGGCGTCCGTGCCACCGGTAATGGCGTTTACGGAGAACTGCAACAATTTCGGGTTGCGCCCGCAGACCTTGGCAATGGTGTGGAACACCGCGTCCACCGGTCCGACGCCGAAATCCGCCAGCTGTTTTTCCTCGCCGTCCACCTCCAGTTTCATGGCCGCGGTGGGAATGGCCATGTTCCCGGACATCACGCTCAGGTAGACCAGCTTGTACTTGTCCGGAATGCGGTAGATCTCCTCCAGCACCAGGGCCTCAATGTCCTCGGTGGCGATCTGTTCCTTCTTGTCCGCCAGACGCTTCAGGGCCTGAAAAACCAGGTCCAGCTGGGCCTCGTCCAGCCGGTATCCCAGCTCCTCAAGACGCGATTTCAGGGCGTGTCGGCCCGAATGCTTGCCCAGCACCATTTCCGTTCCGGAGCGGCCGATGCTCTGCGGGGTCATGATCTCGTACGTGGAACGGTGCTTGAGCATGCCGTCCTGGTGAATGCCGGACTCATGGGCAAAGGCGTTGTCGCCGACCACGGCCTTGTTCGCCGGGATGGGCCGGCCGATGATCAGGGAGAGCAGTCGGCAGGACGGAAAAAGCTGCTCGGTTTTGATGTTCGTGGTCAGGTTGTAGACGTCCTTGCGCACGTTCAGGGCCATGACCACCTCTTCCAGGGCGGCGTTGCCGGCCCGCTCGCCGATGCCGCTCAAGGTCACCTCGGCCTGCCGGGCTCCGGCTCGCAGAGCCGCAAGGGTATTGGCCACTCCCAGCCCGAGGTCGTTATGGCAATGCACGCTGAACACGGCCTGGTCGCTGTTGGGCACCTTTTCCAGGAGATGGCGGATCAGGGCGCCGAACTCGTCCGGCTGGGCATAGCCCACAGTGTCGGGAATGTTGATCGTCCGCGCTCCGGCAGCAATGACCCGTTCCACGACCTTGGCCAGAAAATCCCAGTCCGAGCGGGAGGCGTCCTCGGCCGAGAATTCCACGTTGGATGTATGTTTGACCGCGTACCGCACCGCAGCTTCAGCCATTTCCAGAACCTGATCCGGGGTTTTGCGCAGCTTGTATTCCATGTGCAGCGGGGACGTGGCCAGAAAGGTATGGATGCGCGGATTTGCGCCGTCCTTGATGGAATCCCAGGCCCGGTCGATATCCGCGGGAGTGGCCCGGCACAGGCCGGCGACCTGGCACTCCTTGACGGTCCGGCTGATGGCCTGCACCGCCTCGAAATCACCCTGGCTGGCAGCGGGAAAGCCGGCTTCGATGATATCCACGCCCAGGGACTCAAGCTGCCTGGCCAGACGAATCTTTTCCGGCATGTTCATGGTCGCGCCGGGTGACTGCTCTCCGTCGCGCAAGGTGGTATCGAAAAAAAGAACTCGTGAATTACTCATGACGTCCTCACAATATATTGAAAATGATGTAAAAAAAATGACATGTTGCCACGAACATAAGTAACTGCGCAACAAGCCTTGAGCAAGTTGCGAATATATCCGGATGTAAGATCCGACAAGACGAGACGTTGAACTCGTATCGTCTTGCGCAGTAAATTAAAGAATGTTGCGGCGTATTTCCGGAAGAAAACCTGAATCCTGAACACGTGAAGCCAAACGCGATGGTGTCGACCGTGAAGTGTTCACGAAGCAAGAAATGAATCAGGATATGAGGGGGAAGGATTGGTTACGGGAGTTCATTTGGGGACTCCCGTAGCAGACGAAGCTTGCGAAAGGGTAGAATCAGGAAAGAAAGAACCAGTCCGGAAATCAGGTAGGTGAGAAAGAACATGAACCCGATAACCTTCGGTTCGGAGGCGATGACCACGAGCATGAGCATGGCCACGACCGTGGTTCGGAAAGGATGCGTGCGCATGCCTTCGAATTCTTTCAAGGACAGGTACCGGACCCTGCTGACCATCAGGAACGAGAGGACATAGACCAAAGTCAGGGTCAGGACGCCGAATCTGTCTTCAAGAAAGCCGGGGGAAACGGTGCTGAACAGAACCAGTGTCGCCAGCACGCAGGCTGCCGCGGGGATGGGCAGACCGATAAAATATTTTTGGGATACCTTGCCAGACTGTACGTTGAACCTGGCAAGGCGCAACGCGCCGCAGGCCACCAGGAGGAAGGAAGCCACAAGGCCGAGGCGGCCGTAGTTCTGGAGCTGCCACATGTAGACCATGATGGCCGGAGTGACGCCGAAAGCAACCAGATCGGCCAGGGAATCCAACTGAACCCCGAATTCGCTGGTGGAACGGGTCAGCCGGGCAACCATCCCGTCCAGACCGTCCAGCACGCAGCTCACCAGAATCGCCAGGGCGCAATGGACGAACAGTCCTTCAATGGCCCAGACAATTCCCAGGAAACCGGAAAACAGACTGGCTGTGGTGAACAGGTTGGGGAGGAGGTAAACTCCTTTGCAGATCGGCTGGTTCTGGCGATTCACGATGCCTCGGGAAGATTTGGTTGGGCTTTCAGCTTGGCCATGACGGTCAAACCGGCAAAGGTTTTTTGCCGTTGCGTCACGCAAAGTTCATATTCTTCCGGCAGATAAAGGTCAACCCTGGACCCAAATTTGATCAGGCCGATGCGCTGGCCCCGGGTCACTTCATCACCCTCTTCGGCCCAGCAGACGATCCTGCGGGCCACCAGCCCGGCAATCTGCACCATTGTCCAGCCATGTCCGAACTCGTCCACGATCCGGAACTGGTTGCGTTCATTATCTTCCGAAGCCTTGTCCAGGGACGCGTTCAGAAACTTTCCGGCGAAATAGGTGATTTTTTCAACCTTCCCCGTCACGGGAGTCCTGTTCACGTGCACGTTGAAGACGTTCATGAAGATGGAGACCTTCTGCCGCGTCTTTCCCGTTGCCGGATCAACGGCCAGCCCGATAAAAACGATTTTCCCGTCAGCCGGAGCTATCGCCAAGCCCGGTTCCCGCGGGGTGACCTGCTCGGGGTCCCGGAAAAAATTCAGGGTCAGAATCGTCAGGATCAAACCCACAAGCGCCGGAATGGTCCAGCCCATGATCGCCATGGTCAAGGTCACGAAGACTCCCAACCCGATGTATGGAAACCCTTCCTTGCAGACCCCCGGTCTGGATTGAAGCATCAATTACCTCTTTATTCGAATTAATAATTAGATTCGCCGAACCTCAACCGCAAGAATTTTTCTATTTAACCAATCCGGTCCGCAAGTCAAACAAGTCGTTGAAAAGTCGTCGAAATCGTTGCGTCCACATTTACAACAGGGCATGAATTACGGGGAGAGATACTCTCGCAACGCCTCCATCCGCTTCTGAGCCTCGAAATAGCCGATGTCGTACAGGTCATAAAGCTTCTTAGGTGTTCTGCATATCCGGCCAATTCCGAGAGTCGTAGCCGGCCGAATGACAAATGCCTCGTCTCGGACCTCCATTTCTTCGATCAGATCCATTGTCTCATTATAGACATGGTTCCGGCGGGTTAATATTCGAACCAGTCCCGGATAATCAGGATACCAGATCCGCCACGGCAACTGGAAGCCGTTTGTTTTTTTCCTGTAGCCCCGCGCCTGGGTCAGCACGATCACCCGCTTTGCATCTCCTTCAGCCATGCTTTTGCGGATAGGCACGGCGTCGGCGATGCCGCCGTCCATGACCATGCGTCCTTGGTATTGTATCGGTTTTGCGATCAGCGGCAGGCTGGCCGTGGCCTGAAACACCGTATCCACCCCCTCCACCGTGTTCGCGAATTCCTTTTTTTCCACATGCACGGCTTCTCCGGTCAGGCAATCCGTCATGCCGACAAAGAAGGTGATCGGGCTGTCCCGGAAAACTGCATAATCAAAGGGCACGATGAAGTGCGGAATTGTCCTGAAGATGAACTCCATGCCGAACAGATCCCCGCCTCGGAGCAGCCGCATCCAGCTCAGGTATCGGGAATCGTTCACGAACGAGATATTGACGATCCGGTTCCGCTCAGGCTGTCGGGCAACATAGTTTGCGCCGCTGCACGCGCCCATGGAGACGCCGTAGATGTTGGCGAACCATAATCCCTCATCAACGAATCGCCTGAGCACCCCGGAGGTGAACACGCCCCGCAAGCCACCGCCTTCCAACACCAATCCGGCATCGATCATCATCTCTCCGTGACGTGAACAAGCAAAAACCGCACGGATAACGGATACCTCGTGCGGTTAAAATTGAACATGGCGTCCCGCATGAAAACGAGGCACCGATAAATACCGTCAGGTATTTGCCTGATGCGGGCTTATCTAGATTTCGATTCAATATCAACAAGATGAAGCTTATACTGCTTAATCGGGATCACAATCGTCACTGCGATGCCCTGTAGTATTCCATGGCCTCCGGCAAAAGCTTTCGAATTTCCTCGATTCTGCGGCTGTCCGCCGGGTGGGTGCTCAAGAATTCAGGAGCCTGCGCCCCGCCTTTTTCCGCCGTCATCCGTTCCCAGAACCGCGGCGCCTCTTCCGGGTTGTATCCGGCCATGGCCATGAATATTAAACCCAGATGATCCGCCTCTCGCTCATGCAACCGGCTGAACGGCAGCAGCACTCCGACCTGAGCGCCGGCGCCGAATGCGGCCATGAACAACTCCTGCGTGGCGGCCGGTCGTTGACTCAAGGCCGTGGCCAGGGCAAGGCCGCCCAGTTGGGTCAGCAGCCCCTGACTCATTCGTTCATTGCCGTGATCCGCCACCACGTGGGCGATTTCATGCCCCATGATCACCGCGAGACCGTCTCTGTTCTGCGCGATCGGGAGAATCCCCGTGAAGATGACGACCTTGCCTCCAGGCATGGCGAAGGCATTGACGGAGTCATCCTCAACAAGACTGAAATCCCAATTGTAATTGGCGACATCATCCCCTCTGCCCAGTTCGCGCATATATGCTTCCACCGCCCAGGCGATGTCCTGCCCCACTTCCCTCACCATCCTGACTTTTTCAACGTCACCGGACAGCTTGTGCTCGGCCATAAAGTGAGTGTGCTGCTCCTGGCTCATGGCAGCAAGCTGGTCCGAGGGAACAAGCTGCAACTGGGTACGCCCAGTTACGGGAACCGTGGCACAGGCCGCGACCAGCAGAAACAAAAGCGAAATCATGACTATTTGCAATTCACGCATCAACCGCCTCCTTGACCTTTCTCCATTTGAGCGTCCGCAGGATTGTTCCCCTTCGCCAACCACTGATCATTTAATCTCGGCTGCACTCGGTTCGACCTTGTCGGCGTCCATTCAACCGAGCGGAAGTGCGAATGATCATCATCCTAAATAGTTGTCTTTAGGAAAGGAAAGTCAAGGCGGATCGGGTCCTATTGCATAATTGAAAGCTATCACGATAACGAGTTGTTTCACGAAGAGTATTGCCCACAGATCGACACATAAGGATTTTCATCTGCGTAAAATTAAAAGAAACAGGGTGACATCCCCAAGCAGCCGGATGCTCATTTGATCAAGCCGGACTTTTCCGCATTTTCAGCAAACCTTTGGCCGTATGTTCCAGGGCGTGCAGGAATGAAAAAACCTGAAGCAGCTTGTGCAGGTTGAAGCGTTTGGTGACGCCGGCGGATCGGAGTTCCTCAAGGCGCAGGTCGAATCTCCGCACCGCGTCCGCCAGATCGTTCAAGACGGCTTCCCGCCCCTCTCCGATCGAAACCATCACTTCCCGGATCACACGGGCCAGACTCCGCACTTCCTGGGCCATGATGATGTCATACCCTTCGCCTTCTTCGAAATTATTGAGCACGTTCTGCATGGAGCGCATTTGTTCGACGCAGTTTTCCAGAGCCGTTACCTTCTGGCTCAACGTGGCGGTATCCTCTGAAGATAGCAGACGCTCGTGGCGAATCGCCTTGTTCAGCAGTTCCCTGCTCTGCAGCGACTTGGCGCTGATATTGTCCAGCAGGTCCCGATTCACTGTGGTCTGTCTGGAAAGAAAGGCTTCCACCAGGGTATCGTGGCAATGCGCCGCTTCGGCAAAATGGGACCGCAACTGTTCCCGAAGCGTGGTTCCGGCGCGGCGCGGCCAGACCAGCACCGTGACCAGGAAGGCGCTGCTCACGCCGATGCCGATTTCCAGAATCCTGTACAGACCGAACAACACCCGCTGTTCCTCCTCGCTGCCGGCAACCACGATGATCACCACCGTAATGGCCGCCATCAGGTAGCGCGGGTTGTATCTGGTCATGTAGGCGCAAAAGCCCACGGACAGAAAAAGCCCCAGCGCCGTCTGCCAGCCGGGCTCCGGGAAGGCCAGGATCGCGGCGATGCCGATCAGCGCGCCCATCACGGTGCCCGTCAGCCTGTACCAGCACATCTGGACCGAATCGGCCACATTGATCTGCATCACGATCACCGCCGACAGCACGCCCCAGAAGCCGTATTCCAGATCGAACACGAACACCACGGCATACGCCAGAACAGCGGCCAGACCCGTCTTCAGGCCATGGCGCAGATGATCCGGAGAGATCCGGGTAAACAACGTTTTTCGAGATATCACACGGCAACCTCCACTATTTCGTCGCCCCCCGGTTTCGCTTTTCAACCGAGAAAGAGCAAGCCCGGCGTTTTTGGCTTGACGATGCATGTCTCAATATGCATCTTCTTGGGATATCAACGATCCCATTACGACTTTACGCTTATTTCACGTAATCTCACCAGACTTCCATGGAGGCATTCACATGAGTTCCAGCACGCACCTTGTCTGTCCATCCTGTGCCAGCGTGAACAAGGTGGATTCGGATCGTATCGGGAAGGGAGTCTGCGGACGGTGCAGGTCGCCTCTTTTCGAGCCGAGGCCCATTGAGTTGTCCGGGGACTCTTTTCATCGGTATATCACCAGGACGGACATCCCTGTTCTGGTGGATTTCTGGGCGCCCTGGTGCAGTCCGTGCAAGATGATGGCTCCGGCCTTCGAGGAAGCGGCACGCGCCCTGTTTCCAAAGGTGCGTCTCGCCAAGCTCAATACCCAGGATGCGCCGCAAATCGGTCAGGAATTCGGCATCCAGTCAATACCGACCATGGTCATTTTCCGGAATGGAAAGGAGAAAGCACGATTCTCCGGAGCCGTCGGCGCCTCGCAAATAGAACAATGGGTTATGGGCCAAATCTGACGGAACCAATTGATCAGAGATCCGGCACCGCATGAAGTGCCGGTCCTTCATTTAAAAATCGAAGCCCGAAGCCATAATCTGACTCCAGAATTCAAGCAACCCCGCGTATTTCCCGCACCGCAGTTAATTTAATCCCTCAATGCTGAACAGACCGGGGTAGCTGACGATGACGCCTTGCGGGGAAAATTCCAGAGTTCCAGTATAGCCGGCGCTTGGCGACTGGTATTCGTATTTCGTTTCTGAAATCCGCTTGTAGCTCTGCGGAAGAACCTCAAACCTCAGCTGGGGAAAAGCCAGATAAGCGGCGGGCGCTTGCGCTTCCTCACCAATACGCAACCTCAGACGCCGAACCGGAAGGAAATTCGTAGCGGGAGTGAAGCCAAGATCCAGGTCCACACAGCCTGCCAACTGTGGCTGCTCCACACCGTTCACTGTCCACATCCCGTGACCGATGACACAGACTTGCAAGTCCACTACCGTATCGCCGACCCATCCCGCGACCACCGCCTCCCGTGTCTGAAATGCCGGATCCGCAAGTACCTCGTAGCGAAGCTGGCAAACCTGCTTCCCTTCAAGGAATACAGCCATGCCTCGCAAGGTCCAGCCCTGCTTGCTTTGTGCGAACCGGCAAGCATCGTGGCCAGGCATATC
This genomic window contains:
- a CDS encoding 3-isopropylmalate dehydratase large subunit; its protein translation is MPQTLAEKILQGHTDDTITGAGQIVQARVSLVLANDITAPLAIKSFEAMGATKVFDPEKVVLVCDHFTPNKDIDSAQQVKVVRDFARRMGITHFYDGGESGVEHALLPELGLVGPGDVVVGADSHTCTYGGLGAFATGMGSTDVAGAMALGETWFKVPPTIRATFTGTMPQYLEAKDLILLLIGRIGVAGATYKALEFDGPVIRDMDVEGRMTMANMAIEAGGKVGLFAADEKTVAYARAAGRKDPAHIVPDPGAIYEQELTFDVSGLSPQVACPHLPDNVRPVEEVSSVAVDQVVIGSCTNGRISDLRRAAELLKGRKAAKGLRLIVLPATPMIYKQALREGLLEIFMDAGAVVGPPTCGPCLGGHMGILASGEKVLATTNRNFKGRMGSLESEVYLAGAAVAAATAVTGHICHPAEIEKGN
- a CDS encoding 2-isopropylmalate synthase: MSNSRVLFFDTTLRDGEQSPGATMNMPEKIRLARQLESLGVDIIEAGFPAASQGDFEAVQAISRTVKECQVAGLCRATPADIDRAWDSIKDGANPRIHTFLATSPLHMEYKLRKTPDQVLEMAEAAVRYAVKHTSNVEFSAEDASRSDWDFLAKVVERVIAAGARTINIPDTVGYAQPDEFGALIRHLLEKVPNSDQAVFSVHCHNDLGLGVANTLAALRAGARQAEVTLSGIGERAGNAALEEVVMALNVRKDVYNLTTNIKTEQLFPSCRLLSLIIGRPIPANKAVVGDNAFAHESGIHQDGMLKHRSTYEIMTPQSIGRSGTEMVLGKHSGRHALKSRLEELGYRLDEAQLDLVFQALKRLADKKEQIATEDIEALVLEEIYRIPDKYKLVYLSVMSGNMAIPTAAMKLEVDGEEKQLADFGVGPVDAVFHTIAKVCGRNPKLLQFSVNAITGGTDAQGEVTVRIEENGASAVGRGADPDIIVASAKAYLNALNRIAKKQEEKICPRP
- the pssA gene encoding CDP-diacylglycerol--serine O-phosphatidyltransferase — its product is MNRQNQPICKGVYLLPNLFTTASLFSGFLGIVWAIEGLFVHCALAILVSCVLDGLDGMVARLTRSTSEFGVQLDSLADLVAFGVTPAIMVYMWQLQNYGRLGLVASFLLVACGALRLARFNVQSGKVSQKYFIGLPIPAAACVLATLVLFSTVSPGFLEDRFGVLTLTLVYVLSFLMVSRVRYLSLKEFEGMRTHPFRTTVVAMLMLVVIASEPKVIGFMFFLTYLISGLVLSFLILPFRKLRLLRESPNELP
- a CDS encoding phosphatidylserine decarboxylase family protein, whose amino-acid sequence is MLQSRPGVCKEGFPYIGLGVFVTLTMAIMGWTIPALVGLILTILTLNFFRDPEQVTPREPGLAIAPADGKIVFIGLAVDPATGKTRQKVSIFMNVFNVHVNRTPVTGKVEKITYFAGKFLNASLDKASEDNERNQFRIVDEFGHGWTMVQIAGLVARRIVCWAEEGDEVTRGQRIGLIKFGSRVDLYLPEEYELCVTQRQKTFAGLTVMAKLKAQPNLPEAS
- a CDS encoding patatin-like phospholipase family protein, which codes for MMIDAGLVLEGGGLRGVFTSGVLRRFVDEGLWFANIYGVSMGACSGANYVARQPERNRIVNISFVNDSRYLSWMRLLRGGDLFGMEFIFRTIPHFIVPFDYAVFRDSPITFFVGMTDCLTGEAVHVEKKEFANTVEGVDTVFQATASLPLIAKPIQYQGRMVMDGGIADAVPIRKSMAEGDAKRVIVLTQARGYRKKTNGFQLPWRIWYPDYPGLVRILTRRNHVYNETMDLIEEMEVRDEAFVIRPATTLGIGRICRTPKKLYDLYDIGYFEAQKRMEALREYLSP
- a CDS encoding M48 family metallopeptidase, producing the protein MRELQIVMISLLFLLVAACATVPVTGRTQLQLVPSDQLAAMSQEQHTHFMAEHKLSGDVEKVRMVREVGQDIAWAVEAYMRELGRGDDVANYNWDFSLVEDDSVNAFAMPGGKVVIFTGILPIAQNRDGLAVIMGHEIAHVVADHGNERMSQGLLTQLGGLALATALSQRPAATQELFMAAFGAGAQVGVLLPFSRLHEREADHLGLIFMAMAGYNPEEAPRFWERMTAEKGGAQAPEFLSTHPADSRRIEEIRKLLPEAMEYYRASQ
- a CDS encoding FUSC family protein; translation: MISRKTLFTRISPDHLRHGLKTGLAAVLAYAVVFVFDLEYGFWGVLSAVIVMQINVADSVQMCWYRLTGTVMGALIGIAAILAFPEPGWQTALGLFLSVGFCAYMTRYNPRYLMAAITVVIIVVAGSEEEQRVLFGLYRILEIGIGVSSAFLVTVLVWPRRAGTTLREQLRSHFAEAAHCHDTLVEAFLSRQTTVNRDLLDNISAKSLQSRELLNKAIRHERLLSSEDTATLSQKVTALENCVEQMRSMQNVLNNFEEGEGYDIIMAQEVRSLARVIREVMVSIGEGREAVLNDLADAVRRFDLRLEELRSAGVTKRFNLHKLLQVFSFLHALEHTAKGLLKMRKSPA
- the trxC gene encoding thioredoxin TrxC is translated as MSSSTHLVCPSCASVNKVDSDRIGKGVCGRCRSPLFEPRPIELSGDSFHRYITRTDIPVLVDFWAPWCSPCKMMAPAFEEAARALFPKVRLAKLNTQDAPQIGQEFGIQSIPTMVIFRNGKEKARFSGAVGASQIEQWVMGQI
- a CDS encoding putative glycolipid-binding domain-containing protein, producing MNKSIAVLWRRLDMPGHDACRFAQSKQGWTLRGMAVFLEGKQVCQLRYEVLADPAFQTREAVVAGWVGDTVVDLQVCVIGHGMWTVNGVEQPQLAGCVDLDLGFTPATNFLPVRRLRLRIGEEAQAPAAYLAFPQLRFEVLPQSYKRISETKYEYQSPSAGYTGTLEFSPQGVIVSYPGLFSIEGLN